The Aspergillus luchuensis IFO 4308 DNA, chromosome 6, nearly complete sequence genome segment TATTGTAGAGGAACTGCAGTAATTTAACGTAAGTCACCAACCAAACAACTCTGATCTCCGTCCACTCCCACCTTATCAGTCCCTTATCATCACGTGACACTAAGCTCCCTCCATCGCCGCATGACTCGCCGATCCAGACCTTCGCCTCTCCAGCAGCAATAATATCTATCCTCCACCCACCTTCCACACCCATAAACCAACCCTCACAACAAACTACACAACACCTCACAACCAcaagagaaaacaaaagCATTCAAAGAACAAAATGTCCTCCAACGTCGGCCTCTCCACCCCCCGAGGCAGCGGCACCTCCGGCTACGTGCAACGCAACTTCGCATTCATGAAGCCGCGCAACGCTGGGTACGGCGCGCCCTACCCACCCATCAGTGACGCGAACTCCTCCTCCGATCACCCGTTAGACAAGCCCTTCAAGCAGCGACAACCCGACAAGCAGATCCTGGAACATGATCGGCGGCGCGCAATCGAAGTGAAGGttatggaggagagggagaggttggaggaggagaatgagaggattgaggaggagagatccaagcagaagaagggatctaagaataagaaggatgaggaggtgaagaaggaggagggtgaggaggatgaggatgatgagggtggtgaagagaaggtgttgacggaggaggagattgatgagAGGTGTGAggcgttgaggaagaggttggttagggagatggaggaggaggaaaaggagagggAACGTGGTGggaatggtggtggtggtggtggtggtgcagggAGACGCGGTCGTAGGGCGTGGGATTTGTCGCCGAAGGAGAGACGCCAGTTTAAGAGTTATCAGGTGCATGAGCTGGCGGAGGCGAAGATTGAGGAGAGTgagaggttgaggagggcgttgGGGATTAAGGAGGAGAAATagtggtttttctttttactttcagTGTGGGTGGGTATTATGATTTCCAGTTGTACTCTGTTGTTTTCTCATGGTGTTAGTGGTTGGTATGGGTGCTGGTTACGttttattattgttatggCTACGGCAGATTCATATtattgcatcatcatcatcatcacttttGTAAGATTGCAAACGactggtatatatatatatatacattatGCGACGAATTTTTCTATCACCCATCCTTCCTTCGCATCCTTCCTCTGGATGACCTTCTTGGCTGGTAGCGGCCACCGCGCTCCGCCGGCCTCACCTACCAGCGACGGGATCACCCAGCATGATCGCCGTTGAGGAATACCCTCGATCAACTCCGTCTTGCCAATGGGCTTGCCGTACTCGATCAGTGGCGTTCCATGTGCCAGCGCGGACAGCTGTAGCCCGCTGGGTGTAGCGAGGGGATACATCCGGATCTTAGGAGTCTGATCTGCAGATACAATGGAGGGCGACGATTGCTGGAGATGCGAGTAGACAATGTACTGAGGCATCTCCTTAGCGGAGAGCTGCGCAATGACAGACGACGGGTGCACATAGACAACCTTTTCGTCCAGCTCCAAGCCGGGTCCGTCACGAGATCTCATCAGCGTGAAGTAGGGAACGTCGATGGCTCGCTTGGGAGTACGGTGCATCTCAGGCGGGACGGGAGCAAGGTCAGCACGGAGAGCAACATTGTCGATGAACCCGGCCGTGATGATCTGCTTGATGGCCTTGACCTGCTTCTCGGTCGGTTCGGGCAAGCGTGCCTGATAGGCTTGAACCAGACCCGGGTTGTTGCTGCGCACGATGTCCGTCAGCTGCCGGCGGAGCTGCGTGGCTTCTTTGAAGGCCTTTGCGCGCAGGAACATCTTCTCACAGAACGCGTCGCCGTCGGAGGCGTATCCGTAGGCGCAAATCGCCGACAGGTACTTCAGTGCGTCAGATGTGTCGTCGTGCTTGCTGAAGAGACGGTGGACCCGAGCGTAGTCCTTGTGGCGCTGTTCCCGGGCAGTGTCTTCGAGACGGTCTGCGTTCGTGTATACACCGTTGCGCTCGTTATCGTCCTTCGCTGGTGTAGGATCGATCTGGTTCTCCGGAACAAACAGATCGCCGACTGCGAGGGCGGAAACAAGTGCGATGACGTACGGCATACAGCCGTGTTGGTGGCCAACGTACAGCATCTTGCCGAATCGGGGAGACAGAGGGTATGTAGATAGGCGGTTACCTATTTGCGTGATCTGGCCTTCAGATGTGAGTGCGCCCAGGTTCTTGAGGAGTTTTTCGGCCTTGGCTAGACCCTCGCGGCTGGGGGGTGTAGGGAATGGGAAGTTGATGACATTGTGGAGTCCCATGCTCTTCATCTGAAGTACGACACCCTCGATCGGCGTCCGCAGAATCTCGGGGTCAGTGTATTCGGCGAACTCGTTCTCGTAGATTGCCGAAGAGTACAGACGGTAGCAATGACCAGGTCCAGTTCTACCAGCACGTCCAGCTCGCTGGTTGGCACTGGCTTTGCTGATCCATTCAATCTGGAACTTCTGGACACCTGTTGCGAGATCGTACTGCTTCTCCTTTGCTCTACCACAGTCAAACACGTACTTTATACCGGGGATTGTAAGACTTGTCTCAGCCACGTTGGTGGCTAAGACAATAAGTCGGGAGCCTTCCGGCGGGGGTTCAAAAACCCTAAGTTGCTCCTTGGTAGGAAGCTGAGAGTACAATGGGAGCACGTGGACCCGCGTCGTCGAGCTCATGGCCTCTTCACCCAGATCAAActcgtcctcatcttcctcgggtTCATCCAGTCCAGTGATTTCGTAATCActctcgtcatcttcctggtTGCCAGCAAGTGACAGATCGGTACCGCCGATCTCGAAATCTTCCGCCTCCAGTGGTGCATCGTTGGCAGAGATCTGGACCCTGGCTTGAGTGGCTTCGCCGCGCTGGGTGGGTTTGAAGGCCTGCTTTAAACGCTTGGACAGCTGACGGATTTCGTTCTGTCCGGTCATGAACACTAGCATCCCGCCCGGAGGCAGCTTGCGGTGACCTCTCGACACCTTGCGGAATGCCTCTTCGATATAATCGCGGTTGGTACGTCGGGAGAAGTGAATGGTGACAGGATACTGGCGACCTTGTGCTTGAACCAAAGGTGGCGGTCCTTGACGGAAGAGGTTCGGGTTTTGTGTAAAATCGGAGATGCGCAGGGTGGCAGACATGACAACGAGCTTCAGAGGCTTGACGGACGGGTCTTCTTCCTGCATAGCCTTCCGCAAGTCGACAATGCGGCTGACCATTCCAATGAGAATATCGGTGTTGACGCTCCGTTCGTGGGCTTCATCAATCACAATGACCGAATACTTGCTAAGGGAAAAGTCTTCGGCAATTTCGCGGATGAGGATACCGTCGGTCATGAACTTGATTGCGGTCTTGCTGGATGCCGTACTTTCAAAGCGAATCTGGTAGGAGACTTGGTCGGAGAATTCGCCCAGCTCTTCGCCTACACGCTTCGCCATACTGACTGCTGCGACTCGGCGTGGTTGAGTTACTCCGATCATGCCTGGATTGGGGCTGTTGGGGTTGCCATAGCCCGCTTCGAAGAGGAACTGGGGAAGCTGGGTTGTCTTTCCGGAACCAGTAGCACCCCATATCACGATCGAGGAGTTATTGTAGATTGCTTCCATGATCTTCTGTTCCTCGCCAACAACCGGCAGTCCCAAGCGTGCATTTTGTATTTCCTCTGACCGGTTGACCTGGACACTAAAGGCTTTCCGGTTGGGGTCCCCCGTGGTGACCTGAAGttccaagggcaagggttCCTCCTCGGCAACAGTGTTCCTGACTGGCTTCTTGCGTTCTGGAATGAACGCCTGCTCCTCGACGACTGGAACAGTGGTAGGCTTGAAACCGATGGCATCATTGATCTGCTGTCTGGCCCAAGATTTGAAGGCGGATTGTCGAGGTTGGCCCACTTtatgcttctcttcctcttcgccttcttcgtcgtcatcttcctcactctcttcatcgtcttcctcgctatcatcctcatcttcgtcctcatcgcTCTCACCCTCACTGCCGCTTTCGTCACTTGAGCCATCGGACGATGTTCCCTCTgaatcttcatcttcgcccTCTTCGgactcttcgtcttcgtcttgaTCCTCATCTGAGCCAAATCCTTCCCACGGCACTTCCGGCATCGTGATGGTTATCTCTGGTTTCTTCGCAACCTTCTTTCGCTTCTTGAGAACCGGAAACCCATCCGGACCGAGTTCCAGAGGGCGCTTCAACCCGATACCGGTCGCTGGGTTCTCTGCGGGCTTTTGCGCGGGGGCTTCGGATTTAGATTCGTTAACAGTGGTCTTCGATTGGGGCAACGAATCGTCCGAATCGTCATCCGAAAAGTCTAGGTCCTGATCATGGCGCGAGTCGTGATCCGCGGTTCTAGATACGGCCGGTACTTCATCTTGTCGCTTGCGCTTTCCTAATTCCTTGGAGCTCTGGAGGGCCGAGGTATCAACCTTGGATTGCGCGAGCTTTTTAAGCAGCTCGAgattctcttctttcttcagctTGTTTTCCTGTACCAAGTGTTAGAAATAACGATAGAGGATGGCCAATATAGAGGCGCACGCACGATATACTTGTCCAAgcgcttctgcttcttggaaGAAACCTGAGCGTGCTGTGCTC includes the following:
- the cwc21 gene encoding U2-type spliceosomal complex subunit CWC21 (COG:A;~EggNog:ENOG410PQ6J;~InterPro:IPR013170;~PFAM:PF08312); this translates as MSSNVGLSTPRGSGTSGYVQRNFAFMKPRNAGYGAPYPPISDANSSSDHPLDKPFKQRQPDKQILEHDRRRAIEVKVMEERERLEEENERIEEERSKQKKGSKNKKDEEVKKEEGEEDEDDEGGEEKVLTEEEIDERCEALRKRLVREMEEEEKERERGGNGGGGGGGAGRRGRRAWDLSPKERRQFKSYQVHELAEAKIEESERLRRALGIKEEK
- the ECM16 gene encoding ATP-dependent RNA helicase ECM16 (BUSCO:EOG092610VI;~COG:A;~EggNog:ENOG410PFRV;~InterPro:IPR011709,IPR027417,IPR001650,IPR014001, IPR007502,IPR011545,IPR002464;~PFAM:PF04408,PF00270,PF07717,PF00271;~go_function: GO:0003676 - nucleic acid binding [Evidence IEA];~go_function: GO:0004386 - helicase activity [Evidence IEA];~go_function: GO:0005524 - ATP binding [Evidence IEA]); the protein is MPKFVPRQRKQKHKQREATTAPIDTNVAELAPVSKDEKEAKRQKLKEELRAQHAQVSSKKQKRLDKYIENKLKKEENLELLKKLAQSKVDTSALQSSKELGKRKRQDEVPAVSRTADHDSRHDQDLDFSDDDSDDSLPQSKTTVNESKSEAPAQKPAENPATGIGLKRPLELGPDGFPVLKKRKKVAKKPEITITMPEVPWEGFGSDEDQDEDEESEEGEDEDSEGTSSDGSSDESGSEGESDEDEDEDDSEEDDEESEEDDDEEGEEEEKHKVGQPRQSAFKSWARQQINDAIGFKPTTVPVVEEQAFIPERKKPVRNTVAEEEPLPLELQVTTGDPNRKAFSVQVNRSEEIQNARLGLPVVGEEQKIMEAIYNNSSIVIWGATGSGKTTQLPQFLFEAGYGNPNSPNPGMIGVTQPRRVAAVSMAKRVGEELGEFSDQVSYQIRFESTASSKTAIKFMTDGILIREIAEDFSLSKYSVIVIDEAHERSVNTDILIGMVSRIVDLRKAMQEEDPSVKPLKLVVMSATLRISDFTQNPNLFRQGPPPLVQAQGRQYPVTIHFSRRTNRDYIEEAFRKVSRGHRKLPPGGMLVFMTGQNEIRQLSKRLKQAFKPTQRGEATQARVQISANDAPLEAEDFEIGGTDLSLAGNQEDDESDYEITGLDEPEEDEDEFDLGEEAMSSTTRVHVLPLYSQLPTKEQLRVFEPPPEGSRLIVLATNVAETSLTIPGIKYVFDCGRAKEKQYDLATGVQKFQIEWISKASANQRAGRAGRTGPGHCYRLYSSAIYENEFAEYTDPEILRTPIEGVVLQMKSMGLHNVINFPFPTPPSREGLAKAEKLLKNLGALTSEGQITQIGNRLSTYPLSPRFGKMLYVGHQHGCMPYVIALVSALAVGDLFVPENQIDPTPAKDDNERNGVYTNADRLEDTAREQRHKDYARVHRLFSKHDDTSDALKYLSAICAYGYASDGDAFCEKMFLRAKAFKEATQLRRQLTDIVRSNNPGLVQAYQARLPEPTEKQVKAIKQIITAGFIDNVALRADLAPVPPEMHRTPKRAIDVPYFTLMRSRDGPGLELDEKVVYVHPSSVIAQLSAKEMPQYIVYSHLQQSSPSIVSADQTPKIRMYPLATPSGLQLSALAHGTPLIEYGKPIGKTELIEGIPQRRSCWVIPSLVGEAGGARWPLPAKKVIQRKDAKEGWVIEKFVA